AAATTTCCCTATTTTTCTGCCAGGCCTAACCGGCTCAACAAACTTTTTATTATACACTGAGGAGGATTTCTATCATTATGGGTGAAAAAGATGTTAATGATTACTTAACGAGTGGAATCTATGGGACACCTCAAACAAAACCTGAAGAACGTAACCGGTATTTAGGTAGTCTCAGAGAACGCGTCTACCTCTCTATGTCAATTGAAGAATTGAGTTCTCTATTATATATTGATGCTCTTAAAGAGGAACTGGAATTACATCCTGATGGGCAAGTTCTATTAAATGGCGAAGTCAACAGTCGTGCTTTAGGACCTTACTTAAAACTATGCGGACAAGAGTCAGTTCAATTTACTATTGTTACCAATCAGTTTGCTAAGAAAAGTGACACTGGTTTACTTTTTGTTGCTGCTAATGCTGTCAATCAAGAAGTCGTCGCTGTCAGCGAAAAATACCCTCTGGCCGATCCGACGCCTAAAAAAGAAGAGTCTGTTCCAACTGAAAAAAAATCTTTATTAAAACGATTTTTTTCATAATATTATTCT
This Carnobacterium maltaromaticum DSM 20342 DNA region includes the following protein-coding sequences:
- a CDS encoding YueI family protein yields the protein MGEKDVNDYLTSGIYGTPQTKPEERNRYLGSLRERVYLSMSIEELSSLLYIDALKEELELHPDGQVLLNGEVNSRALGPYLKLCGQESVQFTIVTNQFAKKSDTGLLFVAANAVNQEVVAVSEKYPLADPTPKKEESVPTEKKSLLKRFFS